The following is a genomic window from Elaeis guineensis isolate ETL-2024a chromosome 10, EG11, whole genome shotgun sequence.
AAGGGTTTCAAGTAATCGAACAGTGAAGGCTGagtatgctatagatgtgtaggatgaattctggttctgatgttagttgtagaactggatgtcatgccattagaTATCATGACATAgcactgcaaagacaatggcaccatagctgttactaaggagccaaggtcttaccagaagcccaagcacatagagcagcactATATGTGActattttgaaaagaaatttaTCGAGGTgagaagagtagactccgcagacaatgtggcagatccgctgacaaagcaattgagctaaCCAAAAATTaaagtccaccttaagaagataggacttagattagtggccaatcgaccttagtacaagtgagagattgttacatgtatgtcctagaagtcaatatgactgacatattataataaatctaggatataattttatacttaatacattgatataatcaataaaaggataagtttattttttattcaagtgtgatgtgtccttgaatcgtccataaaattagctttcgatacttattcttaaagagttgagaattagagataaatatttaatttttaaatactttcgattatagaatcatcatgaggatggtgatcgatctggataaacCGACGTACAGATCGCTTCTTTTGAGATAgacgagtctctagtctacagtgtagagatactggatgatgagtgcgggtagttgttagagaacaactggtattgagtgtgaccatatgagagatcacttggatttctattcatttATCAGTGATtgactcgatgctgtagttgtgtgactagttctttgattagagattgtactactgctcgcagtgagactgctggagtttgactgatacattaaCATGattctcaatgagcctttgtagtaaatattagcgacagttggtccattgtaggagtagagtgcgcatcaagatgagatctatcaatcttgatagagaggagtagtcctatgagatttgaaaggctaagtctgagaatctatggtcatagtagtgtgattgatgaaaatttttttttatagaaatcataattggatttgaactgatcgaatctatcatatgactgatgttgaggtttgacgatttatccatgacctaccatctagtcggaactcatgatagagggactaaatcacttgttaactatatcttgaggttcttttcgattctactgggttgccactacatactgttaggtgtcactgatggattgtgagagctcactaggattgttttggatcgacaatctttgatgagttagagtaaaattatttcgatctattaaaaagagtttcaatgatactttgatagagatcattgtatatctcactaccagatagaattaaatctatcgggtcatacaacaaagggattagacctgaaataagcaattaagcttatgaagtatcaagtcggtttagagaaatccgattggattcaagataacctcgcttgcacatggttggatccaattttttctttccgTTGggctttcttatttgataagataatttaaatttaattacctgctaataatccaaatgaattagattcattgaattctaattgttgggtgtctaagattttagatcaattgaatttagggtgcaagtttctaattaattttcttgatagttattatggggcatcaccttaattggatcaagttgggcatgtcccatgattagagggtcttttgatttcatatggggcatcccataggtACAGAagagggtgtgaaataatgggtgcaagggctccaagagttggcacctaataggattcctaatgtaagttgaataacttaagttattaagaaacctaatgcaagtcagactcgtattatgagattgaataggattcaattctcatgcctatttaaaagaacctgtcctaaggtccctagagcatccaagcaGCAGCCCCACGCCACCTTTGGAgaaccccacgccctctcttcctctctcttctcctctctccttggcatcccacacgccccaccCTTTGGGGCATCCCACTTCTCTTCCATGCCATAGCAGTTGGGCATCTCCTCCTTACTGATTCCTGTtgtttggtagcagcacaaaacaagggagaaaggtaagagaagaaaagaagaagaagatcaagaaaagagatcaagtgttgattgcgACCCTAGCTTCGTTTAGATTTAGcaagctgaattttcttagagaaaaaaatttaacttgaagaggattattccaagctgatcctgagtagatatccgtagaggtcggacacttatacggctagaagaaaatctcttctctttcaaatccagatttgaagaaaaagattgtgaaacaagtatgtgatttgattacaatctgaatttcaacatatgtcaatttcagcacatgaactagatccttatggttttatatttttatacatacatgatttcctaaggtccctagagcatccaagcaGCAGCCCCATGCCACCTTTGGAgaaccccacaccctctcttcctctctcttctcctctctccttggcatcccacacgccccaccctttggggcatcccacttctcttccatgccatagcagttgggcatcccctccttactGATTCCTGTtgtttggtagcagcacaaagcaagggagaaaggtaagagaagaaaagaagaagaagatcaagaaaagagatcaagtgttgattgcgaccctagcttcgtttagattcagcaagctaaattttcttagagaaaaaaatttaacttgaagaggattattccaggctgatcctgagtggatatccatagaggccagacacttataTGGCTAGAAGAAAACTTCTTctctttcaaattcagatttgaagaaaaggattgtgaaactggtatgtgatttgattacaatctgaatttcagcatatgtcaatttcagcacatgaactaaatccttatggttttatatttttatacatacatgattcagattaaaagtattttaattttatattccattatgatgtttaaaaaataaaattttgaaacacacatgcatgtctCAAACCTCAAATTCTAACATGATGTGGCTTATTCTTTAGATATAGCCAGTAGATTTTAAGACAATCCAAGAGAAGAACATTAAAAAGCTgtaaagaatattcttaagtacctgagaaggactaaagatatttttctaatctatGGAGGATCAGAGTAAAAACTcaaggatatactgattttagttttcagtctgatccagataataacaaatcaatatctggatacatctttaccttaaatggaggagcagtgagttggaagagttttaaataGCAAACCATAGCTGACTCAACATTGAAGCAAAATACATCACTGCTTGTGAAGCTGTCAAGaaagctgtctagatgaagaaatttatcatcGAGTTAGGAGTGATTTCTAAAATTGAATGATTAGTACCACTTTATTATAATAACACTGGAGCCGTTGTTCAAACAAAGGAGCCAAGATTTCACCACAGATCTAAGCATATCCTCAGATATTGTTATCTCGTTTGAGAGATTATCGAGAGATAAGATGTATCTATTGAACGGATTgaaacaaaaaataatatagcagatccattcactaaagtcttATCATTACAGCTATTTGATCATCATTTTGATAATATCGATTTAAAATATAgaggcaattggctttagtgcaagtgagagaatgAAAGATAGGTGTCCTCAAATCAATAGAATTTGTATTTCGATGGTACTTATCTTTGTAAAACTCCaactcatgtattgacatttatatattaataaagacattctttgattcatcatttacagCCGTGTCTTTCTATATTTAAAAGATAATGATGAATTCCATAGATTAAGATAATAGTTTTGGGGTCATGAAGTGGTCATGCCTGTAAGATctgaaatcttaaaatcttaatctaaaattatttctagtcataggagtattgagttggagatcaatactCCAAATAGACTGGCACTTCTATATATGCTCCATGGAAAGGGTGGCTAATCTTACAAGCCACTTGTGTAAGACACTAAtaaaaggatgtggatgctcattaggtaatgagtttactaaattgacctactaaaagagaacttcttatggaacccttacttacatgtcaaaagaaGGTTCTCTAAATGGGAGTTGTGTAACTGGTCTTTAAATCTGAGACCACTAtaagatcttattcatatgaacccatattttggtttatactaactcatgactaagtcatgaatggggTGTTCTGGCTATGGTAAATTGTGTATAAAGATTATGAGTTCAGTtaacaagaaatcgatcactcctgataagaggagttgtcatcctaagctatctcatcaaatgatgactcagaaagtctttgatcaaagtagaagaagattaaaaataatttttaatgctTCTTTAATTGAGTTTTTATTAGCAAGATGAGATCCACATGAATAAGTATtagggtttgacttaattccatACCCATCGCTTATTCGAGATGAAGAttaatcgaaagattgaattgcacggtaacttatcactgaaggatatttttaaaatttttatcgaattttatatcttctaggtaagcatgatatgttgctagatgttaatcttatcATATAGGTTTTCATaatttaaagagtttaattcatgagttaattagaaagaattctaattggaCAACTTGAGTCGGCATACGATTTGACCTAAATTAATTATATCGGCTCTAATCTAACTTAGTCAATATGCACCTAGATCTACTGTTAGCTAGATgcaaaactcaatgggtcacatacatcaagaaattgatcaaagaatcaattGGATTTATTTTATGGGTCAATTGAATCTATTTGGGTGACTAATtaacaagctagcacttgttggctaactCAAGCTCCTAgtcaaattagatttgacttaaacTTTATTTAGTTGGGCTTATCTATTTATTTAGGATTCTGATTGGATCGAGCCTAAAAAGGATAGCCAAGTTTGGGCGTCTCCAAGCCTTATCCACGCCCATATCACAAAGTCCAAAGGGGCTTGGACTCTAGACGCGCCACATTTGTGCGATAAAATAAAAGTTATGTGCAAAAGGACCAAAAGTCCTTCTACATGTTAATCACTTATTTTTAATAAATCTCAgatagataaggatgccttccaCATTCTTTGAATTCTAATAAGAtcaggatttaatttttattttggctTGGAGTTTTGAATGGATGCCAAACATTGATGGgatgccataaaatttatatgcTAGATTGTTTGGTTCGGTTAAgaggttttaaaaatttttttaatctaaaatcaagaCCTATGTGGAGCCCTCTCAGCCCTCTATCTGGGTGGTACAAACTTTAAAATTTGCCATGGCTAGATGGGGTGTCAAATACCCCTTATTTCTTGACGCATTCTGGTTGAAGTAACGTGAGGAGTCACAACTTCACACCAAAATTCCTTCTCATTGGGATATAGTCATGCTCAAAATTTGAGCCATCAGAAGCCTCATTCAAAGACCTTTCCAAGtggtaaaatcaaaaattttttgatttaaaaaaatacattGAAAGCTTATCCGATTGTAGACGGATGCGAGCAGAACCTGAATCAACGTGtttaaaaattaagagtccttctcaaataagtatcttaattttttgatatactGATTTGAGGGACATATGAAAAGACATATCTAAGCCTTTTTCTGTGCCTCTTCTACTCTTATAAATAGGACTCGTTCTGAGAGTCCAAGGCACTCAAACTCTCAGACAAAAATcaattcctctctctttcttgtctTGTTAGGGCATAGTTCTTCTATTAAGACAAGTCCGCTGATTTTAAAATAAAGCTTAGAAAGAGAGTAGGAGGTAATTTAGAGAATAGAGAGAGTGAGGAAGAAAAATTAAGGGTTCATCTGAGAGGGGTCTTGATCCGGATTAGGCTAAGAGGCTCAATTGGTGAAGTAGTTCACAGACAAGGTTCTATCGGAGAAATTCTTTGATCAACTTTCtgtgtggatcaatgttggaggaCTCACACTTGGGGGTCTCATGGAATCGATTACcggcttctttcctttcttcatcGAGTTAATAGGTATgagttctatacctattagttattATTTACTACATGGTTAAGGGGGTCCTAGGATTTTAGATTATCGAAAGACTtgagttttaagaaaaaaaatttcaaaatccatCTTTCGTTGCGCTCCCTAGAACCCAACATCAAGGTGGCATCATACTGCAATTCATAGCTCATTACTACAGTGCGAATCAAGGCTAAAGCCTTTCAACTTGGAGACCATGTCATGAGATGAGCTGAAGCGTCCAAACCTATGGAACAAGGCAAGTCGGCTCCAAACTAGGAAGGACTGTACAGGAGTACAGAAGTCACCCGACCTGGAGCCTATAAGCTGGAGACCCTCGATGAAACTTAGATCCCTCTACCTGGAGCCTAGAAGCTGAAGACCCTCGATGAAACTCAGATCCCTCGAACGTAGAACTCCAAAAATCTTTGAATGTACTATCAGTAAGAGATGTAACCATTTTTGCCCTTATCAATAAAATTACACCTTTACAAAATCTATACAAGTTTCTTGTCAAGATGACCAACTAGAAGATTCAATTGAGATTGGTCATCGAGATCAACCAACGACAACAATAGAGGGGCAAACCCTCCGAGGACCCCACATCTGCATTAGATGATGTCTCATATAAGACCCTCTGAAATAAAGAAAAAGTAGCAGTAGTTCGATGCTGGCATCAGACTGACACAACAAAAGGACACTTTATTCAAGTCTCATGCGAGCTTATTAAAGAACAACTTCAATCAAACAAAATCCagtacaataaaagaaaaaagaaaaaggcacAAGCTTGGTCACTACACTCAAACACAAGCCAGACATCAAGATGACATGATTTTCGATGAAGGATGCAAGACTTGAATCAGCAGGCTGAGCAACAGGTTCTCCCGATACCTCCCATGCCAAAAAGATCGCCCACCAGCATACTCCTTTGAGGCGCACTATGGCTGATCTGAAATGTGGGAAGGCTTCCCTGGTCAGAAGCATGCCATGACGATCTCATAACACCGAGCAAGGCGACATCATGGAAGACAACCGGAGTGGTTCAGGCCTTAAGGTGAAGCCCTATTTATAGAGAACTCAGTCTGAGCACCCCCAACTACCCTCTCTGACTAAGCGATGGACGTCATCATGTGAAAGGCCTAGAAGACCATGTCTCTTGAAAATAAGGGTCTCAATTGTCCTTTCCAACGGGCTATCGCTGTCGAAAAGTAACCAACATTGAATGCCTAAGAAAGTGACAAATATTAAAAACTGAAAGTACACAACCATTCGATGCATAACCTGTCAGAGATATCTCATTCTCAATCGAGGCCTCTGAAAAAGTGTTTGGTAAAATGCTAAATACAATGACAACAAAGACTATAGGACATTCAGGCACCAAACTGAACCCCAATGACTGAATCGATGGACTGATCCCTTGGAGATATCACAGCATAGACTAAGACCTCCAAATAATAGTCAGCAAGGCACCAAACGATTAGGGATATCCTGACTCAAGTTAGAACCTCCACAAGCAAATCTCAAAGATATCTCGGCTTAGGCTAAGACCTTCGAATATTAGCCGGAAGTTATCCGATGATAATAAGGAGATATCCTGACCCAAGTTAGGAACTTCATGAATGGGATCCTCGAAACTGATCTAAGAACATCATCAAAGCCATTGACTCAGTAGATTCTGTCCAACTCAGTTGAGATAAACTTTAGGAATCCACATCGATGGGGAATATAATCTCAGAGATCGCCTACATCCAAAGAGAACAACCCTTGGATAAAGTGACCAAACTTTGACAATAAGGGGATGTCCTGGCCCAGGCTCAGACCTCCACAAGTGAATGTCTCGAAAATAACCTGATAAGATCAAAGACCAATTGACAAATGACTCGACAAAATCTAAGCTAAAAGTCAGTTCAAGGATGAACTACTGGCAAACCAAACAATCATCAAGGGAATGAACATTCACGTAAAGTAAATATAATTTGCTTTTCTTTCATTAACTTAACACTTTTTATTGAGAGCTGCTTAGGCACCAGAAAAGCAAATACAAAAAGGATGAGGGCCTAATCCTTATCCAAAGAGAATGCCCCAATTTTCTCATCACTGTTGTTGGGAAGGAGATACCTCAGGTCCAATTTTGGTGCCATTCACTTCATGCAGGTCTTGCACTTTTCGAAGCCCTAGACGAAGGCAGTAGTGGGAAAATTAATAATCTCCTCCTCATATTCCATTAAGGCCTTGAAGTCCTCAATACAGCAATCTCGGACCACATCGAAAATCTATAGGGAAGAGTCGGAAGCTCCACCACTACCACCAGGATGGAAGGGGCTCATCCTAGGCCCCACAAAAGGAGTCAGAGCCTGGCTTGGCTGGGGAGTGTAAGACAACCCCTAAACAGCGGTAAAGAATCATCTCGGCTCTACACTCCTCACCCTTTTAGATGAGGATTCCTCACGAAATACGGCCATCCTTTCCTTCACCACCCATTTTACAGACCATGTTGAACGGTTCatggctgctgaaaaggagaagGGACTCCAATGAGCACTACAATAGGAAGGGTGATTAGGATGGCAGAATTCCATCTGAAAAATGATCTATATAGATCCAAAACAATGCAGATGCTACATGGCCATCAAGCAATCGGGTCGCACCACATGGCTGTCTCTAAAGTGACGGGCTTCACGACCCTTCGATCCCCCAAACAACCTACAAAAAATGCTCGAAAACTTCTCACGACCTGCCACATGGTAAGTCGTAATAGGTCTAGGAGCAATCCCCAGGGTTAACTCTCTCGGGAGCGACATAAGACGTTTAATCATCTCTGAGTGACTTGACAACAACCGTCAACTTTTGGCCTTTTGAGGCTAAAATAATGATCTACCTTGAGCTGTTCGTCCCTTATAAATACTTCAAGACTCACAAAGTGCCTAATCTCTCCAAAATAATAGAGGCGTGATTCGTGAAGCGGCTTGTCAAATCGAAGTCAAGTTCTATGAAACAATGCACATCTAGAAAACGAATACCTCGGGTTCACCAACTTAGATAAGCTCTGAGAATCTCTCTCACAGACAACTTCCTTCATCCGAAGTGACCACTTCAGACTCGAAAATGAAGGATAAGTGTTACAGAATCATGCCACCTTAGCCGATGTCATCAAGACTCATCCTCACACTGGTGGAAACATTGACATAAAACGTGACAACATGCACCACCGAATCCATCGTGGAGCACTATGATGAGGCGATCTCAGTAGCTTCCTTCTGACCCTCAGATCGGGGTGCCGCTAACCTTTGGGTTGGCATCTCATCGATGACAGGTATGGAGTCCCCTGACCGATGCCGACTCGAGCTTCCACCAACCTTCGGGTCGGTATCTCGCTGACCACAAAAGATAAGATCTCATGATCTACCTTGAGGTGGATCTGAACGAGACAACACCTCAACCACAAGCTAACCTCAATGCACCGACCAAGTTGGATCATGTGAGCAATTAGTTGGAATCTTCCAACAAACTCTTAGAACGTGGCCATGTCTGTTGCTCACAACTAGTAATCTAATTAGTGGGCAGACCCTCTATCCTAACAACCTATGAGTTTAGGCATAACAAACTCAGGTACCTCTCCTCTATATAAAGATAATAAGAGAGGCCCCCTAAAAGATATGCACTCAATGTCCCACAAAACTagcattctctctctctttcgatTGTGCTCAAAACTCtggctgacttaagcattggagaatCTCCCACTGGAGCACTCCCTCCGATGCGAGTGGATTTCTTTTGCAGATCTCCCGTGGCGTCCCGACCGACATGCCTCCACCACGCGATCAGCTCATCCCGGAGCCTTGACGCAACAAAAGAATAGTTATTGTTTCTTAAAAGTGAAAATCTTTTTGTTTCTCTCTTACATCAAAGTATATGCGGTGAATCTGCAAAGTGTTGCTAGTCAATTAAAATGGTAGCCCATCACCACCGGCATCAAAGAGTAACTAGTCAAACAAATGACAAAGGCTAAATGCTTGGTGCTGAGCTTAGAAATAAAAGGAAAACATTAGAGGATTCTGGTTCTTTTAGTATAGTGCTTCAGATTATAAATCAAATGGGGAAGCAATTAGGGTCAGATATAGACCTACAaccaaaaaagtaaaaaaaagcaTGCACACCAATTGGGTGTGGATACGTGAAATTGAGCTTAACTAGAACAGATTTGGCGTGGCAAGCAATTAAAATTCAACCAGAAAGTGGTTCACAAACTTTCAGGAGATGAGCAATGCTCAATTAGCCAAAAGAGCCCATACATTAAAAGCACCGCTCTAATAAAATGATGTCACAACAAAGGTGGTTAGTGAGGTATTTTGACCATCATTACATCAGTCAAAGTCAAAGAATGTAAGTATAAATCTATCAAAATCAAGTGGAACCCAAAATAGAATAAGTGATGTGCTATTTTGCTTTCCCTCAACTGGTTTTAGCCACGGTAGCTCATCCTAAAATCCACCATCTTGGATTTGCCATTCTGTTTTTTCCCATCTATCCTAACCGAACAGCATAGCTGTCGATCTGCCATATAAATGGCAAATGCGATATCATCACAGGTTTGCGTTGTATCGGGTTTGCGTTGAATTTGTCGTTCATCACAGAAAGAATACCTTGCCCTTCCATCCTCATCAAAACTCATTGCAGCAACGAGGGAAGAAAGGAAGGGCCAATATAATAGTTAGCCTCCATCCATTTGGAGAGATAAAAGAGAGAACAGAGGAATGGATCAGATGGTGAACAAGATGGGGACGTATTGGTTCAATAAGAAAGCCACCAAAGAGCTCTCCTCCGTTGGAGACGAGATCAATGTGAGCTTCTCCTTTTGCTTCTCTCTATATATGGCATCCACATTTACCGATTTAGACATTGTTTGTCTTTTGATTTGTTTTTTATGTTAATGATAAGGACTGGATGGGCTTTCTTGTCGGaagaattgattaagtttctccaGGTTGGGATGGAAATTTCTTTTAAAATAacaaaaattcttattttttgagaaaaaaattcttgaaaaatTTTCCAATCTTTAGAAGACCGATTAAAGTGGACATTTTTTGAGAGAACATTTGATAAAGGAAAACTAAATAAAGAGATGGTGCATGAATGATGGTTGAAAGGTTGAAATCACGCATTTAGCCAGTCACATTTTGAAGTTTACAAGCAACATGCTTAGGAGTGATTATCTGAAATTAGGGAAAGATACAGAGAATTCATCAAAAGTGCAAAAGGAATTTGCAGAAAAAACAGACAAAAATAACAAAGTGTAAGGATATGTAAACATAGCTGTGCATTTTAGTAATGTAAAACAAGCATAACACAATGAGACAAATGATAAATGTTGCTTGGAAATAgattttcatattaaaaaaaaaaaaaaacagccgtATTTATATCCTTAATTTGTAATTTATCAATTTTTCCTAAATAAGTTGTGAACAATTGTGGAGTTGTTCTCGATCCATTTGACCGCTCAAGAATAATTTGGACAATTGCTTGGCCGAGAAAAACAAAGTTGAGAATTCTCTAATAACTTGCCTGCAGCTGGTAGCTTATGGAATTCTTGAATAACTAAAATAACTTACGGAATAATTACAATTGTTATAGCTGAATACCTTTTTATGTGTCGTGCTTGAAAAATACTTAGCCTTTAGTTATCCAGAATGAGGGGAAAAAAGTCTTGGTCATTCATTTGCTTGTTGAATGTTATGATTTCAAGATAATGATAGTTTTGGATGGTAATATTGCTTTCTACTCTTGCTCTAAAAAGAGTACTTGCTTCTGTTATTATGATCTCTTCTTGCTACTTGAATTTTGCTTGTTGTGTACTTCCATTAACCAAAAACTTCTTGATTCTGTACTGATGAACATTTTCCATGATGCAATCAGTCAATTTCAAACAGTATCGAGGGGGGAGCAAAATGGCTGGTCAATAAAATGAAAGGTACACTTCCCATCTCCGTAACTTCTTTTTCCCATTCATCAATTTCCAGTATTTGGTTAAGATGTGTTATCCATGTTCTCTCTTCAGTTGACTTTTACCTTTGTAAAGAACAAAAAAGTCAGAATAATATGAACCAAATATTGTACAGTTTTCCTTTCAGTTCAATGTTGCTGTTGAATAAATCTAGTATATTGTGATGCAGCAAAACCTCATCTACCAAGTATTTAGTTTTcccatatccatttttcttttatctcactGCAGAAATGGTCTCTTCAGGAAGGATGCAGAAACCATTGCCGGATCTACTGCAGGAATATGATATGCCAATTGGCCTCTTCCCTAAGGATGCCACCAACTACGAGTTCAATGAATAGACCAGGAAGCTTACAGTATTTATACCCTCCGCATGTGAGGTCAGTTACAAGGATTCCTCTGTCTTGCGATTCTTCACCACTGTGACTGGGTATCTGGAGAAAGGAAAACTGACCAATGTTGAAGGAAAGAAGACAAAAGTGCTGATTTGGGTAAAAGTGACATGCATCACAACTGAGGGGTCAAAGCTCCATGTTACTGCTGGCATGAAGAAAACCAGGAGCAGAGATGCCTATGAGGTCCTTAGAGATGGCATCAGCATAGACATATTTTAGTTTGATGCCAAGATAGCAAGTGAGGCCTCTAAAATATGCAATATGTTAGCATGCAAGCCACAGGTTTCAGGTTGGCTTCATGGCAGTGAAGTCGAGTACATGCTCTTCATGTTTAAATTCACTttgcagaagaaaaaaaaatgcttctccattcatctggTTTGCCATTAGAGTGGTGGCAAAAACTGCCTTCATTTTTGTGATGCCTACAGTTATGGAATTACAAGAAGGAATGTTATATTGGTTTTCCTTCTCTGTGTTGCATCCATGCAGCTCGGCAGATCTTCTGAATCGGAATTAAGCCACTAATTTTATGCATGGGTTATTGTTTGTGAGCTGATGTTTGaacatgatgatgatgatgaccactcgttttctttctatcttttcttgTGTTTTGATGAAAAGGATGACAACTTATTGGTGAAGGTAAATTATGACATCTGATTTCCACCATTTGCTCCAAAGAAAAGATGATTAAATACTACAgccttttttttgataaaattattacatCCTTTAACAAGAGTTTTACAATAAAATTAGGTGGTCGATCTTGGTTTCGGTCTTCATTATGATTTACATGTTTTGCCAGTGTGTACAGCACTTGATGTTTTAATGTAACTGCACCTACATGTCATGATTTATTAATTACTTGTGCAATCATCAGAATCAAACCTGCGTCTGGGAATGTAAAATGGATCCAAGAAGAAGAGTACATT
Proteins encoded in this region:
- the LOC140852069 gene encoding uncharacterized protein At5g01610-like isoform X1, with product MDQMVNKMGTYWFNKKATKELSSVGDEINSISNSIEGGAKWLVNKMKEMVSSGRMQKPLPDLLQEYDMPIGLFPKDATNYEFNE
- the LOC140852069 gene encoding uncharacterized protein At5g01610-like isoform X2; translation: MDQMVNKMGTYWFNKKATKELSSVGDEINSISNSIEGGAKWLVNKMKGRMQKPLPDLLQEYDMPIGLFPKDATNYEFNE